A stretch of Sandaracinaceae bacterium DNA encodes these proteins:
- a CDS encoding class I SAM-dependent methyltransferase yields MWDERYGKEGFAYGTAPNDFLREHAAKLPAGPVLCLADGEGRNGVFLAEQGYEVTSVDQSRVGLAKAATLAAERGVTIHTEVADLATWDLGQARWSGVVSISAHLPPDVRARVHAGVVRALRPGGVFLVEAYAPSQLGFGTGGPPAAEWLFDVEQVKRELDGLTFELAHEIERDVVEGRYHTGRAAVTQIIARKP; encoded by the coding sequence ATGTGGGATGAACGCTACGGGAAAGAGGGCTTCGCCTATGGCACCGCGCCGAACGACTTCCTGAGGGAGCACGCCGCGAAGCTCCCCGCAGGCCCGGTGCTGTGCTTGGCGGACGGCGAAGGCCGCAACGGCGTGTTCCTGGCCGAGCAGGGGTACGAGGTGACCTCGGTCGATCAGTCACGGGTGGGGCTCGCGAAGGCGGCGACGCTCGCGGCGGAGCGCGGCGTCACGATCCACACCGAGGTCGCCGATCTCGCGACCTGGGATCTGGGCCAGGCGCGGTGGTCGGGCGTGGTCTCGATCAGCGCGCACCTGCCGCCCGACGTCCGCGCCCGCGTGCACGCCGGCGTCGTCCGGGCGCTGCGCCCCGGAGGGGTGTTCCTGGTGGAGGCGTACGCGCCCTCCCAGCTCGGCTTCGGGACCGGCGGGCCGCCGGCCGCCGAGTGGCTCTTCGACGTCGAGCAGGTGAAGCGCGAGCTCGACGGGCTCACGTTCGAGCTGGCCCACGAGATCGAGCGAGACGTGGTCGAGGGCCGCTACCACACGGGGCGCGCGGCGGTGACCCAGATCATCGCTCGGAAGCCGTGA
- a CDS encoding DUF1295 domain-containing protein — MSPRIKGYLAQLVCYLVALGAAALTLRLLPLEPLWGALAADVVATFVVFGFSVALSNSSMYDPYWSVAPPALFAYWLTTGEPSTRGWIAGGLVIVWGLRLTWNFLRGFSSLAHEDWRYRDLQEKHGKLYWPVSFIGVHFMPTLLTFAGSVPLWVILHRPARPLGALDAVAAAVMALGIGYETIADEQLRAYVRSGPPKGEWLRRGLWKHTRHPNYFGECTFWLGLFLFGLASDPSAWWAGAGVLAIVLLFFFISIPMIDARMKARRPGYADYMSRVSRLAPWFTASER, encoded by the coding sequence GTGAGCCCGCGCATCAAAGGCTACCTCGCCCAGCTCGTCTGCTACCTGGTCGCGCTCGGCGCCGCCGCGCTCACGCTCCGGCTCCTGCCGCTCGAGCCGCTCTGGGGCGCGCTCGCCGCCGACGTGGTGGCGACCTTCGTCGTCTTCGGCTTCAGCGTCGCGCTCTCGAACTCGTCCATGTACGACCCGTACTGGAGCGTCGCGCCGCCCGCGCTCTTCGCCTACTGGCTGACCACCGGCGAGCCCTCCACGCGCGGGTGGATCGCGGGTGGGCTCGTGATCGTCTGGGGGCTGCGGCTGACGTGGAACTTCCTGCGTGGGTTCTCCAGCCTCGCGCACGAAGACTGGCGCTACCGGGATCTGCAAGAGAAGCATGGCAAGCTGTACTGGCCGGTGAGCTTCATCGGCGTGCACTTCATGCCCACGCTCTTGACCTTCGCCGGGAGCGTGCCCCTCTGGGTGATCCTGCACCGGCCCGCGCGGCCCCTCGGCGCGCTCGACGCGGTGGCCGCGGCCGTGATGGCCCTCGGCATCGGCTACGAGACGATCGCCGACGAGCAGCTGCGCGCGTACGTCCGGAGCGGGCCGCCGAAGGGCGAGTGGCTGAGGCGTGGGCTCTGGAAGCACACGCGCCACCCGAACTACTTCGGCGAGTGCACCTTCTGGCTCGGCCTGTTCCTGTTCGGCCTCGCCTCGGATCCGAGCGCGTGGTGGGCGGGCGCGGGCGTGCTCGCGATCGTGCTGCTCTTCTTCTTCATCAGCATTCCGATGATCGACGCGCGCATGAAGGCGCGCCGGCCGGGCTACGCCGACTACATGTCGCGCGTCTCGCGCCTCGCGCCCTGGTTCACGGCTTCCGAGCGATGA
- a CDS encoding VanZ family protein — protein MPSSRRAWILAFCGAYLAALVVIVVVAGRGGTNEMFGFVTHVPFGDKVGHFVLIGGLGLAADVALRFRDWRFRSWRGVPIGPAVVMVVALLEELSQIALPTRSFDLVDLAADALGIAAFTALGRRLIRRADEGGPARPGDDRA, from the coding sequence ATGCCCTCGAGTCGACGCGCGTGGATCCTCGCCTTCTGCGGCGCGTACCTCGCGGCGCTCGTCGTGATCGTCGTGGTCGCCGGCCGAGGCGGGACGAACGAGATGTTCGGCTTCGTCACGCACGTCCCGTTCGGCGACAAGGTCGGTCACTTCGTGCTGATCGGCGGGCTCGGGCTGGCCGCCGACGTGGCCCTGCGCTTCCGGGACTGGCGCTTCCGGAGCTGGCGCGGCGTGCCGATCGGGCCCGCGGTGGTGATGGTCGTCGCGCTGCTCGAGGAGCTGAGCCAGATCGCCCTCCCCACGCGGAGCTTCGACCTCGTCGACCTCGCGGCGGACGCGCTCGGGATCGCCGCGTTCACCGCGCTGGGCCGTCGGCTGATTCGTCGAGCCGACGAAGGGGGACCGGCCCGTCCTGGCGATGACCGAGCGTGA
- a CDS encoding helix-turn-helix domain-containing protein — protein MNSVRDQKLRSHAKIVRAASQLFRRRGYRATSVDVLMNEAGLTRGGFYAHFENKAALLRTALQDAFAESRANLFERGLDGVEGDAWLVRAAARYLRRGHVEQPERGCAIPSLAAEVAREDDETRRSFEREVGRILAVFVTRLGGDPAKARVRAIRHLATWAGALTLARAVEDPELAREILDAARPPE, from the coding sequence ATGAACTCGGTTCGCGATCAGAAGCTGCGATCGCACGCCAAGATCGTGCGGGCGGCGTCGCAGCTCTTCCGTCGGCGGGGCTACCGCGCCACCAGCGTCGACGTGCTGATGAACGAGGCCGGGCTCACGCGCGGCGGCTTCTACGCGCACTTCGAGAACAAGGCGGCGCTGCTCCGCACGGCGCTCCAGGACGCCTTCGCCGAGTCGCGCGCGAACCTGTTCGAGCGAGGCCTCGACGGCGTCGAGGGCGACGCCTGGCTGGTGCGGGCGGCGGCCCGCTATCTGAGGCGCGGCCACGTCGAGCAGCCCGAGCGCGGCTGCGCCATCCCGAGCCTCGCGGCCGAAGTCGCGCGCGAGGACGACGAGACGCGGCGCAGCTTCGAGCGCGAGGTCGGCCGCATCCTCGCGGTCTTCGTCACCCGACTCGGCGGCGACCCGGCGAAGGCGCGCGTCCGCGCCATCCGCCACCTCGCCACCTGGGCGGGCGCGCTGACGCTGGCGCGCGCGGTCGAGGACCCCGAGCTGGCGCGCGAGATCCTGGACGCCGCCCGTCCCCCGGAGTGA
- the hflX gene encoding GTPase HflX — MQIYGNTNGLAPSDIKALERIYRRKVPFDRLLTPELTRSLADVAHRTGRQVGVLVDRRGTVDFVIVGDAHKLWLPDFGRLRAAQGRFRGLRLIHTHLNQEGLNRDDIVDLTRLRLDLVAAVCLSPEGQPTSVHYGHNVPVPDGSGQTPYVTHGPIPYGKLDVNPEQLIGALEEEFARAKRGREVEAKDGRAILVHVTDKRNAWGADASLRELEELAHTAGVEVADTVLQVRDRVDPKFVLGRGKVDSVVLRAMQLDVEVLIFDRNLSPAQSAALAGVTDLKIIDRTQLILDIFAQRAESRDGKLQVELAQMKYLLPRLGAKDDALSRLTGGIGGRGPGETKLEIGRRRARERVTRLERELKQLGKQRKQRRSRRAKRGVPIVSIVGYTNAGKSTLLNALTESDVLAEDKLFATLDTRSRRIRFPREREVVITDTVGFIRELPKDLFAAFRATFEEAQDADLLLHVVDVSDPALSDHMKTTEEILGKLDLAAVPHLLIFNKADALSEGEAARIAASRDGIAVSALDRASLEPLLLEIERRLYPGGEDELWPKAEAAPAEEAAHDGDAPEDAPEDAPEDEAYEDEALEDAVA; from the coding sequence TTGCAGATCTACGGCAACACCAACGGGCTCGCGCCGTCGGACATCAAGGCGCTCGAGCGAATCTACCGCCGCAAGGTCCCCTTCGATCGACTCCTCACCCCCGAGCTGACGCGCTCGCTCGCCGACGTCGCCCACCGGACCGGGCGGCAGGTGGGCGTGCTCGTCGATCGGCGCGGGACGGTGGACTTCGTCATCGTGGGCGACGCGCACAAGCTCTGGCTCCCCGACTTCGGGCGGCTGCGCGCCGCGCAGGGGCGCTTCCGGGGCCTGCGGCTGATCCACACCCATCTGAACCAGGAGGGGCTGAACCGGGACGACATCGTCGACCTGACGCGCCTGCGGCTCGACCTGGTGGCGGCGGTCTGTCTCTCGCCCGAGGGGCAGCCCACCTCGGTGCACTACGGGCACAACGTCCCCGTGCCCGACGGCTCGGGGCAGACCCCGTACGTCACGCACGGGCCGATCCCGTACGGCAAGCTCGACGTGAACCCCGAGCAGCTGATCGGCGCGCTCGAGGAGGAGTTCGCGCGGGCCAAGCGCGGGCGCGAGGTCGAGGCCAAGGACGGCCGCGCGATCCTCGTGCACGTCACCGACAAGCGGAACGCCTGGGGCGCGGACGCGTCGCTGCGCGAGCTCGAGGAGCTGGCCCACACGGCCGGGGTCGAGGTCGCCGACACGGTGCTGCAGGTGCGCGATCGGGTGGATCCCAAGTTCGTGCTCGGCCGCGGCAAGGTCGACAGCGTCGTGCTGCGCGCCATGCAGCTCGACGTCGAGGTGCTGATCTTCGACCGCAACCTCAGCCCGGCGCAGTCGGCCGCGCTCGCGGGCGTGACCGATCTCAAGATCATCGACCGCACCCAGCTCATCCTCGACATCTTCGCCCAGCGCGCCGAGAGCCGCGACGGCAAGCTCCAGGTCGAGCTGGCGCAGATGAAGTACCTGCTGCCGCGCCTCGGCGCGAAGGACGACGCGCTGTCGCGCCTCACGGGCGGCATCGGCGGCCGAGGCCCCGGTGAGACCAAGCTCGAGATCGGACGTCGGCGCGCGCGCGAGCGGGTCACGCGGCTCGAGCGAGAGCTGAAGCAGCTCGGCAAGCAGCGCAAGCAGCGTCGCAGCCGGCGGGCCAAGCGAGGCGTGCCCATCGTGTCGATCGTCGGCTACACGAACGCGGGCAAGAGCACGCTGCTCAACGCGTTGACGGAGTCGGACGTGCTCGCGGAGGACAAGCTCTTCGCCACGCTCGACACCCGCAGCCGGCGCATCCGGTTCCCGCGCGAGCGCGAGGTGGTCATCACCGACACGGTCGGCTTCATCCGGGAGCTGCCCAAGGATCTCTTCGCCGCGTTCCGCGCGACGTTCGAGGAGGCGCAGGACGCCGATCTGCTCCTCCACGTGGTCGACGTCAGCGATCCCGCGCTGAGCGATCACATGAAGACGACCGAGGAGATCCTCGGCAAGCTCGACCTCGCGGCCGTCCCGCACCTGCTCATCTTCAACAAGGCGGACGCGCTGTCCGAGGGCGAGGCGGCCCGCATCGCCGCGTCGCGCGACGGCATCGCGGTGAGCGCGCTCGACCGCGCGAGCCTCGAGCCGCTCCTGCTGGAGATCGAGCGTCGCCTGTATCCGGGCGGCGAGGACGAGCTCTGGCCGAAGGCCGAGGCCGCGCCCGCGGAAGAGGCCGCGCACGACGGCGACGCGCCCGAAGACGCGCCCGAAGACGCGCCCGAAGACGAGGCGTACGAAGACGAGGCGCTCGAGGACGCCGTCGCCTGA
- a CDS encoding exodeoxyribonuclease III, whose amino-acid sequence MRIASWNVNGLRAITRKGFTDWLAESEADVVGVQETRCLPEQVPEVLRDDAGWHQDYVSAERKGYSGVGVLSRHPLDAVERSLGVGTMDREGRVQIARVGKLKVVNCYFPNGNGKDRDNSRVPFKLRFYRRLYRVLEPAKKAGEPIVVMGDFNTAPEPIDLARPSQNKRTSGFLPEERKELKRWLKSGWVDSFRVFEDGGGHYSWWSQRFGVREKNIGWRIDLALVSPAAAKHLTAASIEKDVRGSDHCPITLELDDAVLG is encoded by the coding sequence ATGCGGATCGCCTCCTGGAACGTCAACGGGCTGCGCGCCATCACGCGCAAGGGGTTCACCGACTGGCTCGCCGAGAGCGAGGCGGACGTGGTGGGGGTGCAGGAGACGCGCTGCCTGCCCGAGCAGGTCCCCGAGGTGCTGCGGGACGACGCCGGGTGGCACCAGGACTACGTGTCCGCGGAGCGCAAGGGCTACTCGGGCGTCGGCGTCCTCTCGCGCCACCCCCTCGACGCCGTCGAGCGCAGCCTCGGCGTCGGGACGATGGACCGCGAGGGGCGCGTGCAGATCGCGCGCGTCGGCAAGCTGAAGGTCGTCAACTGCTACTTCCCGAACGGCAACGGCAAGGATCGCGACAACAGCCGCGTGCCCTTCAAGCTGCGCTTCTATCGCCGCCTGTACCGCGTCCTCGAGCCGGCGAAGAAGGCGGGCGAGCCCATCGTCGTGATGGGAGACTTCAACACCGCGCCCGAGCCGATCGACCTCGCGCGGCCGAGCCAGAACAAACGCACGAGCGGCTTCTTGCCGGAGGAGCGCAAGGAGCTGAAGCGCTGGTTGAAGAGCGGCTGGGTCGACTCCTTCAGGGTCTTCGAGGATGGAGGGGGCCACTACAGCTGGTGGAGCCAGCGCTTCGGCGTGCGCGAGAAGAACATCGGCTGGCGCATCGATCTGGCCCTGGTGAGCCCCGCCGCGGCGAAACACCTCACCGCGGCCTCCATCGAGAAGGACGTCCGGGGGAGCGATCACTGCCCGATCACCCTGGAGCTCGACGACGCCGTTCTCGGATGA